In the Arachis ipaensis cultivar K30076 chromosome B04, Araip1.1, whole genome shotgun sequence genome, ctcttttttttatgtagGTGTTAGCTTTACAAGCCGAACTCTCATTCTTACAAAATCATCTTACTACAATGGAGATACGCCAACCGCTACCAATTCCTCCAACGCAAGGAGTGCCGACATCAACTGTTTTCTCAGTTGCGGACTTACCAACGGTTGTGGGTGTTGCCCCCGCCACCTTATCAATGCCGGCCACCTTTGATCTGTCTTCCCACTTTGATCCAGCAACGGCCCAAGCATCTTGGGCTGTGTATCAACGGGCCATGATGGACCCACGCCAATACATGGCTGTTGCCAGCCCAATAGGCCCAACTGCTGGTGGTGGTGTTGATCTCCAAACAGTTGCACGTGAGCTCATCAATAGGCATGTGCCTCCGCAAGCACCACCTCAGGCTTTTGGTTCCAATGCTGCATCGACGTCAGCTCCATCGCTTAGTTCTTCTAAGTGATCAAAAACATATTTACATCTTTAAACTTTAAGCAACTGATCTTTAATTTTCGTCTCGTTAATCATAGATAGTTATGGAGGAATGTTTGAGTTTTCTTAGGTGGATGTTTCGTTGAGAAAATAAAGTCATAGTTACTGTATCGATAGTATATCATTATCCTTAGCCCTTCCTCCTTTAGTTTTTTCTGTAAAAATGCTGGACAGTGAACTTATTAGTTATTAATACAGATGTGAAATATTTTTAAgggtaaaattttaattttcttttaagtgaaaactaaaataaaaatgctaaTTGTTTTAAGTGAagatataaatttaatattaacaaatattatattattaatttacCCAAAAAATAATTTGTTTATCTTATAAAAACGATTACCAACTTTTTTTTCCGATGCTAATATTTAAATTTGCATTACCACGTGAATACAACTTTAGATACAAAATATGGGGCCCCAAAATTAACATAGAAGAAATCGTTATTCCATTTATTCATACATaataagcaaaagaaataaacctGTTTTTATGACAAATTCAATACACACAAAAAAAACCCTGGTTGAAATACAGAGGCAGAATTTTCAACAAGTGTGTTcgaaataaatacaaaatatattaataatttgatctagtacaattttattttataagaataaaTACTGTTTGATTCCTAGAAtttggaataaaaaaaaaattgtttctaACTTTTTTTTTCGTTCAAAATAGTCTTTAACGTTATGTTTAATATTAAACTATGTTTTTAAACACAATAATTTTTAAATGATAGAAATACCTCTTTGTTTTGTTTTAATTGCATCACAACCACACCACTACCCTCTCCATGGTCACCACCACCAATAATatcatatttcaaaattttcaaattcaacaacaacaacaaataacTTCTCtttcaaattcaacaacaacaaaacaacaaaaaaaagggATAGAAAGAGCCTCATCTGTTCCTCAGCGAAGAAGAATCGAAAAAGCTTCTCGCTAGTCTTTCACTGGTGGCGGCAACTGTGTGGTAGTGGTAACAGTGAATGTGGATGGACGGCAGAAGGGTAACATATCacaactgtaacaccctaatatttaaATTCTTATGCTCGAGTTAtcaagtcaatgataataaggtggtacgactctcaaggggtatttttaatatataattataagtatatttgaaaggagtattaatcaagaagcctgaaaagagtaaatataaaatcgcgaagtcgtatcactcatgcatcgacaactaaaagataaagcgtgaagtcgaaagcgaTATACGGTTGAAGAcataaaagaaaataagagaaggacagtatatagatatataacataagtaaatagccactagtcgcgacccgcgaagtttaggtcggctagagTACAGTATAACAGTAGTTAACAATAgaatatcc is a window encoding:
- the LOC107639134 gene encoding LOB domain-containing protein 18-like isoform X1, which encodes MSASTSRRGGGGSSGASGSGTKGRGSGGPCGACKFLRRKCAPGCVFAPYFDPDQGATYFASVHKVFGASNVGKLLSKIPAHKRLDAVITICYEAQARMKDPVYGCVGQICTLQQQVLALQAELSFLQNHLTTMEIRQPLPIPPTQGVPTSTVFSVADLPTVVGVAPATLSMPATFDLSSHFDPATAQASWAVYQRAMMDPRQYMAVASPIGPTAGGGVDLQTVARELINRHVPPQAPPQAFGSNAASTSAPSLSSSK